From the Streptococcus oralis ATCC 35037 genome, one window contains:
- the essC gene encoding type VII secretion protein EssC, whose amino-acid sequence MATKGKQATWSQKLSDEEVLWHVFSFKECFEYKELTERASSINIGESHISITESGLEKDGIPWAGQEEESLVAIPHEQIQIHSFTYPKLDLLFSKEKKADVCLESQALLYLKVKENTYHLSGSSNGAKVYLNGQILEEVDASIQVGDVLVVDCFLFSFREHQIHFLPLSGQYTIQSDHLFEEPYQAEFPHEFPNYRRSPRIYLKEPEDKVEINSPAPEEKLRRGELWRAIVPPVGMVVISGASSVFMQGNALLMMGMASASLLTAGFSVSSYFTNKKEVKEKNQKRNDDYQEYLLETGSQLSRLKAEQKKALTYNFPSVDELVDLVESYNPRIYEKMVTNDDFLKVHLGTGAIDSSYSLRFQPTNRKEDWSRFVEKKLVQPHIKLEDAPIVLSLRDQALGLAGAAPVLRVAVQTLLFQIAALHSYHDVEFVTLVSQEEYENHWREWRWLPHAQMRSLNLRGLIHDDQTRDMVLTSFYQMLVKRRQVVREQKQEQIFSPHYVLTILDESWLSGHGLNEFLAEDMTQYGVTVIWGKESLNMLPETVTAVVDYQNGETAKLVNNHHIYVNQDFKPNRLPQNGKLEEAIYRLANLNHIEVEKNSIPDTISFMELYGVKQVEELDVEKRWQAADASKSLAVPLGVRGKDDIVLLNLHERAHGPHGLVAGTTGSGKSEIVQSYILSLAVNFAPEDVGFLPIDFKGGGMANLFAKLPHLMGAITNLDGAGTARALKSIRAELQKRQRLFGKFGVNHINGYTKLYKKGKALSDPEEKKTYPTEPLPHLFLISDEFAELKQNEPEFMAELVSTARIGRSLGVHLILATQKPSGVVDEQIWSNSRFKLALKVADPSDSNEIIKTPDAASITQPGRAYLQVGNNEIYELFQSAWSGADYQPYSDEGNQVDERIWLVNQLGQSELLIDGNDGDYSVEETQEQETELEAVIDYINKETERLQIILPEKPWLPPLGEELVGAAIDRQAEWTTPRQLSIPLGMLDLPSAQKQEVYHFDIEELGNTVLYGSPGFGKSTALQTILMNLARRNTPEQVQFNLFDFGTNGLLPIRELPHVADLVRLDEEEKLLKYLKRLDSLMKERKALFTEAGVSSLSQYEQKTGQALPVLLNFFDGYDSVRESPLEEIIESAVNQLLREGASLGIYTLITVLSASSLRLRMSSTIPNALSFYLVEEGALRTVMGRDALPGQEIVGRAQVTQEEVLELQVYLPIEGKDDIDRLSHLTAEIQSMNQDWQGLRPEAVPMLPSNISTSFFEDHEEVQDMWQRGELPIGFDKESTHPVGFVPKRDGYFELLYDTMQQLEYGEAALLTGLEKVPSHIKKFLVDPTGNYHQSEGLFDEVFVGEEIPGFFMDMQSEVDARTPADLDYPIYILIPEAQALSKLMNLKMTEDAFKALLHKGGTVGLHFIFMGELRQIVNGYMEVDKILKVNVPAGCIGIRFQDQNVVSIKSSFTESVVGVDEYNYFTSREGYRIKLISE is encoded by the coding sequence ATGGCAACTAAGGGCAAACAAGCGACTTGGAGTCAAAAGCTGTCAGATGAAGAGGTTCTTTGGCATGTGTTTTCGTTTAAAGAATGCTTTGAGTACAAAGAGTTGACCGAAAGGGCCTCCTCAATCAATATTGGAGAAAGTCATATCTCAATTACTGAAAGTGGTCTTGAAAAGGACGGAATCCCTTGGGCTGGTCAGGAGGAGGAAAGTCTGGTAGCCATTCCACATGAACAGATTCAGATCCATTCCTTTACCTATCCTAAGCTGGACTTACTCTTTTCTAAGGAGAAGAAAGCAGATGTTTGCCTTGAAAGTCAAGCTCTCCTTTACCTGAAGGTTAAGGAGAATACCTATCATCTCTCTGGATCATCTAATGGAGCTAAGGTTTATCTAAATGGACAAATTCTAGAGGAAGTTGATGCCTCTATTCAGGTAGGGGATGTTTTGGTGGTGGACTGCTTTCTTTTCTCATTTCGAGAACATCAGATCCATTTCCTGCCCTTGAGCGGACAGTACACTATCCAATCTGATCATTTGTTTGAAGAACCTTATCAAGCTGAGTTCCCACATGAGTTTCCTAATTATCGTAGAAGTCCACGCATTTATCTAAAAGAGCCTGAGGACAAGGTGGAAATCAATTCACCAGCGCCAGAAGAAAAACTTAGACGTGGTGAGCTATGGCGTGCGATCGTACCGCCTGTTGGAATGGTGGTGATTAGCGGAGCCTCTAGTGTCTTTATGCAGGGAAATGCCTTGCTTATGATGGGAATGGCCAGTGCCAGTCTCTTGACAGCTGGATTTTCAGTATCGAGCTATTTTACCAACAAAAAGGAAGTCAAAGAGAAGAATCAGAAAAGAAACGATGATTATCAAGAGTATCTCTTAGAGACAGGAAGCCAATTGAGTCGTCTAAAGGCGGAACAAAAGAAAGCCTTGACATATAATTTTCCATCGGTTGATGAATTAGTGGATTTAGTAGAAAGTTACAACCCACGGATTTATGAGAAGATGGTGACAAATGATGACTTTCTAAAGGTTCATTTAGGAACTGGAGCGATTGATTCTAGTTATTCCTTACGTTTTCAACCAACCAATCGCAAGGAAGACTGGAGCCGCTTTGTCGAGAAAAAACTGGTACAACCGCATATAAAATTAGAGGATGCGCCTATTGTTCTCTCTCTACGTGATCAGGCTTTGGGATTAGCGGGAGCAGCTCCTGTCTTACGAGTAGCAGTTCAAACACTATTGTTTCAGATTGCGGCGCTCCATTCCTACCATGATGTAGAGTTTGTGACCTTGGTCTCCCAAGAGGAATACGAGAATCACTGGCGAGAATGGCGCTGGTTGCCTCATGCGCAAATGCGGAGTCTCAATCTACGGGGACTTATTCACGATGACCAGACCAGGGACATGGTCTTGACCTCTTTTTACCAGATGTTAGTCAAGCGTCGTCAGGTTGTTCGGGAACAAAAGCAGGAGCAAATCTTCTCGCCGCACTATGTCTTGACGATTTTGGATGAGTCATGGCTGTCAGGACATGGGCTCAATGAATTTCTGGCAGAGGATATGACCCAGTATGGGGTGACGGTTATCTGGGGTAAGGAAAGTCTCAATATGTTGCCTGAGACGGTGACGGCAGTGGTTGATTACCAAAATGGAGAGACAGCCAAGCTCGTCAATAATCATCATATCTATGTCAACCAAGACTTTAAGCCTAATCGTCTGCCTCAAAATGGAAAACTTGAAGAAGCGATTTACCGTTTGGCCAATCTCAATCATATCGAAGTGGAGAAAAACTCGATTCCAGATACGATTTCCTTTATGGAACTCTACGGTGTTAAGCAGGTCGAGGAATTGGATGTGGAGAAACGCTGGCAGGCGGCGGATGCATCTAAGTCTCTCGCTGTACCGCTAGGTGTTCGAGGGAAGGATGATATTGTGCTGCTCAACCTTCATGAGCGTGCCCATGGTCCACACGGACTAGTTGCAGGGACTACCGGCTCTGGTAAGTCTGAGATTGTGCAGAGCTATATTCTGTCTCTAGCTGTTAACTTTGCGCCAGAAGATGTTGGATTTCTTCCGATTGACTTCAAAGGGGGAGGAATGGCCAATCTCTTTGCCAAGCTGCCTCACTTGATGGGTGCTATTACTAACTTGGATGGAGCTGGGACGGCTCGTGCGCTGAAGAGTATTCGTGCGGAACTTCAAAAGCGTCAGCGTCTCTTTGGGAAATTCGGTGTCAACCATATCAATGGCTATACCAAGCTCTATAAAAAAGGGAAGGCACTTAGCGATCCAGAGGAGAAAAAGACCTATCCGACAGAGCCTTTACCTCATCTTTTCCTGATCTCAGATGAGTTTGCGGAGTTGAAGCAAAATGAACCAGAGTTTATGGCAGAACTCGTCTCCACGGCACGTATCGGACGTTCCCTAGGGGTTCACCTGATCCTTGCGACTCAAAAGCCATCTGGAGTGGTAGATGAGCAGATCTGGTCTAATTCTCGCTTTAAGCTGGCGCTCAAGGTTGCCGATCCTTCAGACTCAAATGAGATTATCAAAACCCCAGATGCGGCTAGTATCACTCAGCCTGGTCGTGCTTATCTTCAGGTCGGAAACAATGAAATCTATGAACTCTTCCAGTCAGCATGGAGTGGAGCGGATTATCAGCCTTATAGTGATGAAGGTAATCAAGTAGATGAACGGATTTGGTTAGTGAATCAACTAGGGCAGAGCGAACTCTTGATTGACGGAAATGACGGGGATTACTCGGTTGAAGAGACACAAGAGCAGGAGACAGAGCTTGAAGCTGTGATTGATTATATCAATAAGGAAACGGAGCGTCTGCAAATCATCCTCCCTGAAAAGCCATGGTTACCACCTCTTGGAGAGGAGCTAGTAGGAGCGGCAATTGACCGCCAAGCAGAGTGGACAACCCCACGTCAACTCTCCATTCCACTAGGCATGCTGGATCTGCCAAGTGCTCAAAAGCAAGAGGTCTACCACTTTGATATTGAGGAGTTAGGCAATACCGTCTTATATGGGTCCCCAGGCTTTGGAAAATCAACAGCTCTTCAAACTATCCTCATGAATCTGGCTCGTAGAAATACGCCTGAGCAAGTTCAGTTTAACCTTTTTGATTTTGGGACGAATGGTCTCTTACCAATTAGAGAGTTGCCACATGTGGCGGATCTGGTTCGACTAGATGAGGAAGAAAAGCTCCTCAAGTATCTGAAACGTCTGGATAGTCTTATGAAAGAGCGGAAAGCCCTCTTTACAGAGGCTGGCGTGTCTAGTCTGTCACAGTATGAGCAAAAGACGGGTCAAGCACTCCCTGTTCTTCTCAACTTCTTTGATGGCTATGACTCAGTACGGGAAAGCCCATTAGAGGAGATCATCGAGTCAGCTGTCAACCAGCTCCTACGTGAAGGAGCTAGTCTGGGTATTTATACTCTGATAACCGTACTCAGCGCTAGTAGCTTGCGTTTACGGATGAGCTCGACGATTCCCAATGCTTTGAGCTTTTACTTAGTAGAAGAAGGAGCGCTTCGGACGGTTATGGGACGTGATGCCCTGCCAGGCCAGGAAATTGTCGGCCGTGCTCAGGTGACACAGGAAGAAGTTCTAGAGTTACAAGTCTATCTGCCGATAGAAGGAAAAGACGATATCGACCGTCTTTCTCACTTAACAGCAGAAATCCAATCGATGAATCAGGACTGGCAAGGCTTACGTCCAGAAGCAGTACCTATGTTGCCAAGTAATATTTCTACGAGTTTCTTTGAAGATCACGAGGAAGTTCAGGATATGTGGCAAAGAGGCGAGTTGCCAATTGGTTTTGACAAAGAAAGCACACACCCGGTTGGCTTTGTGCCAAAACGAGACGGCTACTTTGAGCTTCTCTATGATACCATGCAACAGCTAGAATATGGCGAAGCAGCGCTTCTGACAGGCTTAGAAAAAGTGCCTAGTCACATTAAAAAGTTCTTGGTGGATCCAACAGGAAACTACCATCAGTCGGAAGGGCTGTTCGACGAAGTATTTGTGGGCGAGGAGATCCCTGGTTTCTTTATGGATATGCAGTCTGAAGTGGATGCGCGCACGCCAGCTGATTTGGATTATCCTATCTACATCTTGATTCCAGAAGCACAAGCCCTCAGCAAGCTTATGAATCTTAAGATGACAGAAGATGCCTTTAAGGCTCTCCTGCACAAAGGAGGGACAGTTGGGCTCCACTTCATCTTTATGGGTGAGCTTCGTCAGATCGTTAACGGCTATATGGAAGTGGATAAGATTCTGAAGGTCAATGTGCCTGCAGGCTGTATCGGTATTCGTTTCCAAGACCAGAATGTTGTATCTATCAAGAGTAGCTTCACAGAATCGGTTGTCGGAGTGGATGAGTACAACTACTTCACCAGCCGAGAAGGCTATCGTATTAAGCTTATCAGTGAATAA
- a CDS encoding YwqH-like family protein, with protein MGRYDSAIANCHAQIRWIRLDIRTYENKIRRLESANDCIQSQMDVVSKNKTSASDLNKHSTTDFQGTRREDFNKTLAGISDAITTWLTDTEMNRKSIRFKISEYNGNIEDCQTKINSLNSQIEYYHRLNREED; from the coding sequence ATGGGACGATACGATAGTGCTATTGCGAATTGTCATGCACAAATCCGTTGGATTCGTTTGGATATACGTACTTATGAGAATAAGATAAGACGGTTGGAATCTGCGAATGATTGTATCCAGAGTCAGATGGATGTTGTTAGTAAAAACAAGACTTCTGCGAGTGATTTGAATAAGCACTCTACAACTGATTTTCAAGGGACTCGTCGGGAAGATTTTAATAAAACGTTAGCAGGAATTTCTGATGCGATTACAACTTGGTTGACAGATACAGAAATGAATCGTAAGAGTATTCGCTTTAAAATATCAGAATATAATGGGAATATTGAAGATTGCCAGACCAAAATTAATAGTCTGAATAGCCAGATTGAATACTATCATCGCTTGAATAGGGAGGAGGACTAG
- a CDS encoding DUF4176 domain-containing protein has product MKTAEQIWKEYCDGNTAFPTTDFLHQIAFILKNRPEVLGAIVKAFLDKKPNYIYHPRIGADIEVTFLPKEVYICRNETEITLSKSEFVHFLDGVDKVYSDILPLGTLVEIDKEQLSQELVVSLLGDEPLYVMIMGRKVVFDGAYVDYLAQFWPLGLQAELPPMAIHKTMIKRIIAQGYAESEKESSYVGQLREILMKTAIPSHFYLRLQEELDDENQA; this is encoded by the coding sequence ATGAAGACAGCAGAACAAATTTGGAAAGAGTATTGTGACGGTAATACGGCATTTCCCACTACAGATTTTTTACATCAGATAGCTTTTATTTTAAAAAATCGTCCAGAGGTATTGGGCGCAATCGTAAAAGCTTTTTTGGATAAAAAACCAAACTATATTTATCATCCGCGGATTGGCGCTGATATTGAAGTGACTTTTTTACCGAAAGAAGTGTATATTTGTCGGAACGAGACAGAGATTACGTTATCTAAAAGTGAGTTTGTCCATTTTTTAGATGGGGTTGATAAGGTTTATAGCGATATTCTTCCCTTGGGCACATTGGTTGAGATTGATAAGGAGCAGTTATCTCAAGAGTTAGTAGTGTCACTTTTAGGCGATGAGCCACTTTATGTCATGATTATGGGGCGAAAAGTCGTTTTCGACGGAGCTTATGTGGATTATTTAGCACAGTTCTGGCCTCTTGGTCTTCAAGCAGAGCTTCCACCGATGGCTATTCATAAGACCATGATCAAACGAATCATCGCTCAGGGTTATGCGGAATCAGAAAAAGAAAGTTCCTATGTGGGTCAATTACGGGAAATATTAATGAAAACAGCTATTCCTTCCCACTTTTATCTACGATTACAGGAGGAGTTAGACGATGAAAATCAAGCGTAG
- a CDS encoding T7SS effector LXG polymorphic toxin: MKIKRSELESLKDFLYKQTQAFESDLAEAQSTAQSLASSQALRGDVKTAINHELNYYNLPLLQGYVDYSNLLYTEFDNLISDFESTVGEKSATAVINSEALTSLKQSVDGLHSSIVRDMDATNKYYTEISDLISLKAPSKDKLSRAIEASKQSLSETEKRLTAFNDKQATSELDAILNNQNKGLTKVSGTVTMASPYRNPEALAIYRNPHFKKAVNRYHQKVDSLARAYFQKNHPGVAFDKDKAGIEELQALAREVTKKAEYGDSSSVKTLGDYGNDLAETSVYTSLEEGIKHLIEKMKVSVPDAANYWSVGMTGNSYYQNMNFSFNAQQFAKDSTTNALKGLFKNITVSEVGIPIPGTNVSMGISGISSVFMGLDLVKNLQEENAGRAFTHTAVTTAVTAVGVDMLTTGIIYASVGTGYVASGATILATAMASNPVGWSIAAGVAVAFVVDQAYKNNFLGIKTIANEMGDNLEKSVKEIGSNIDSGIKEVGNKIDAGIKEVGNSIDTGIKSIQKVFGW, translated from the coding sequence ATGAAAATCAAGCGTAGTGAGTTGGAAAGTTTAAAGGATTTTCTCTATAAGCAGACCCAAGCTTTCGAGTCTGATTTGGCTGAGGCACAGTCGACTGCGCAGAGTCTTGCCTCGAGTCAAGCGCTGCGTGGTGATGTCAAGACTGCGATTAACCATGAGTTGAACTATTATAACCTCCCTCTCCTTCAGGGTTATGTGGATTATTCTAATCTGCTTTATACTGAGTTTGACAATCTGATTTCTGACTTTGAATCAACAGTCGGTGAGAAAAGCGCAACAGCTGTCATCAACAGTGAGGCCTTAACTAGCTTGAAGCAGAGTGTGGATGGTCTCCATTCCTCCATTGTCCGGGATATGGATGCGACGAATAAATATTATACGGAAATTTCTGACTTGATCTCACTGAAAGCTCCCAGTAAGGATAAGTTGAGTCGGGCTATTGAGGCGTCGAAACAGTCGCTTTCAGAGACGGAGAAGCGCCTGACTGCCTTCAATGACAAGCAGGCCACAAGTGAGTTAGATGCGATTTTAAACAATCAAAATAAGGGCTTAACGAAGGTGAGTGGGACGGTTACCATGGCCAGCCCTTATCGTAATCCTGAAGCGCTAGCTATCTATCGTAATCCTCATTTCAAGAAGGCGGTAAACCGTTATCACCAGAAAGTGGATAGTCTAGCAAGGGCTTACTTCCAGAAGAATCATCCAGGCGTTGCATTTGACAAGGATAAGGCAGGGATTGAGGAATTGCAGGCTCTGGCGAGGGAGGTGACTAAGAAGGCGGAGTATGGAGATTCATCTTCAGTTAAGACGTTAGGAGACTATGGTAATGACTTAGCGGAAACTTCAGTCTATACAAGTCTTGAAGAAGGTATCAAGCACCTTATTGAGAAAATGAAAGTATCAGTACCGGATGCAGCTAATTATTGGAGCGTAGGAATGACTGGTAATTCATATTATCAAAATATGAATTTCTCCTTTAATGCTCAACAATTTGCGAAAGACTCCACGACGAATGCTCTAAAAGGTCTTTTTAAGAATATTACTGTGTCAGAAGTTGGTATTCCGATTCCAGGTACGAATGTTTCCATGGGGATATCAGGTATTAGCTCGGTCTTTATGGGATTAGACCTTGTCAAAAATCTTCAAGAAGAAAATGCCGGACGTGCCTTTACACATACTGCAGTAACGACGGCAGTGACAGCAGTAGGGGTTGATATGCTTACTACAGGAATAATATATGCTAGTGTTGGGACAGGCTATGTTGCTAGTGGAGCTACCATTTTAGCAACTGCTATGGCAAGCAATCCAGTTGGTTGGTCAATTGCGGCTGGTGTTGCAGTAGCTTTTGTAGTTGACCAAGCTTATAAAAATAACTTTTTGGGCATTAAAACCATAGCAAATGAGATGGGCGACAATCTTGAAAAAAGTGTTAAGGAAATAGGAAGCAATATTGATTCAGGTATCAAAGAAGTTGGAAACAAAATTGATGCAGGTATCAAGGAAGTCGGAAATAGTATTGATACCGGTATTAAATCAATTCAGAAAGTGTTTGGGTGGTAG
- a CDS encoding DUF443 family protein, with product MEINFRNSNIGCYQIVEIDGHSQKYIMDTSTLKPKRYCWGLLPQNITVDMTELDKKNVSFETKSKTLLGTSTIAIMVQPIVKIGYDMLKNLFVNYEISQQIFLKIVLYFISMLISYLVIWNSLRKAHKIAAERLPKEGKKFRLTFQTTKRRELTGYIFLFLNIACLLFFLMLNNGEEGAILVINGIISLALYLSVWTMPPISFAYRNKFLTVERIEEL from the coding sequence ATGGAGATAAATTTTAGAAATTCTAACATTGGTTGCTATCAAATAGTCGAAATAGATGGGCATTCTCAGAAATATATTATGGATACTAGCACTCTGAAACCTAAGAGATACTGTTGGGGGTTATTACCCCAAAATATCACTGTTGATATGACGGAATTGGATAAGAAAAATGTTAGTTTTGAAACAAAATCAAAAACACTATTGGGAACTAGCACTATAGCTATAATGGTCCAACCGATTGTAAAAATTGGATACGATATGTTAAAAAATTTATTTGTAAATTATGAGATAAGTCAACAAATATTCTTAAAGATAGTTTTATATTTTATTTCTATGTTGATTTCTTATCTTGTTATTTGGAATTCTCTGAGAAAAGCTCATAAAATTGCGGCTGAGCGGTTACCTAAGGAAGGTAAGAAATTTAGATTAACATTTCAAACGACTAAAAGAAGAGAGTTAACAGGCTATATATTTCTTTTCCTAAACATAGCATGCTTACTTTTCTTTTTAATGTTAAACAATGGTGAAGAGGGAGCAATTTTAGTAATTAATGGTATAATTTCATTAGCCTTATACTTGAGCGTTTGGACGATGCCCCCAATAAGCTTTGCTTATAGAAATAAATTTTTGACAGTTGAAAGAATTGAAGAATTGTGA
- a CDS encoding DUF443 family protein → MEINYRETKYFCHQLVELNGKKYILDASSMTPKFYYWGVPTEELTVEMAELNREDINFSTPINKFKASYVAIMVQPLVWIVYSLLKTFFKEYNISQQIILKLVVFCASILFSYLIFYLKREQERKNVKALLPSSSRRYEMIFKPISARKQVFDAYIFTVPIIACLALYLSINDGGEGIVLVINSIISFFLLSFLFGKVPILSAYKIRNVTFEGIREIK, encoded by the coding sequence TTGGAAATTAACTATAGAGAAACGAAGTATTTTTGTCATCAACTTGTAGAACTAAATGGGAAAAAATACATATTAGATGCAAGTTCAATGACTCCTAAGTTCTACTATTGGGGTGTTCCAACGGAGGAATTAACGGTTGAGATGGCGGAACTAAATAGAGAGGATATCAATTTTAGTACCCCGATTAATAAGTTTAAAGCTTCATATGTGGCAATCATGGTTCAACCGCTTGTATGGATTGTTTATTCTTTATTGAAAACTTTTTTTAAAGAGTACAATATTAGCCAACAGATAATTTTAAAATTAGTAGTATTTTGCGCATCTATACTATTCTCTTACTTGATTTTTTATTTGAAAAGAGAGCAAGAACGTAAAAATGTTAAAGCTTTACTGCCTTCTTCTAGTAGAAGATATGAGATGATTTTTAAACCAATATCTGCAAGAAAGCAAGTTTTTGACGCCTATATTTTTACTGTTCCTATAATAGCTTGTTTGGCACTTTATTTGTCTATTAATGATGGAGGAGAAGGTATTGTTCTCGTTATTAATAGCATTATCTCATTTTTTCTTCTATCATTTTTATTTGGAAAGGTTCCCATTCTTTCCGCTTATAAGATTAGAAACGTCACATTTGAAGGAATTAGAGAAATTAAATGA
- a CDS encoding DUF443 family protein: MVNVEINFRGLDVAYFDVLEMGEKKYVLDSNSTTPKSYYWGLSPETLEVDLIELDSQNKNFDKKIKMGPSGMRMVSIGFGLLSYRVVTSIFRYYDISHNLYLKVSLFPISILVAYIVYQSILIKSRKEISSRLSQEKKRFKIVFQNNKKKRQFHAYLFLILHTIAFSIYMGEDDGTEAAILVLNGLLAYLFIWIESGVIPLTYAYQKKYLEFKEVKKV, from the coding sequence GTGGTAAATGTGGAAATTAATTTTAGAGGATTAGATGTTGCTTATTTTGATGTGTTAGAGATGGGAGAGAAAAAGTACGTTCTTGATTCCAACTCCACAACACCAAAGAGTTATTATTGGGGACTTTCCCCTGAAACTCTTGAAGTTGATTTGATAGAACTCGATAGTCAGAATAAAAATTTTGATAAAAAAATTAAGATGGGTCCTTCAGGAATGCGTATGGTATCTATTGGTTTTGGTCTTCTTTCGTATAGAGTAGTAACATCAATTTTTAGATATTATGATATTAGTCATAATCTATATTTAAAAGTATCTTTATTTCCTATATCTATTTTGGTAGCTTATATTGTCTATCAAAGTATTTTAATCAAATCAAGGAAGGAAATTTCAAGTCGTTTATCGCAGGAGAAGAAGAGGTTTAAAATAGTCTTTCAGAATAATAAGAAAAAAAGACAATTCCATGCCTATCTATTTCTCATTTTACATACAATTGCTTTCTCTATTTATATGGGAGAAGATGATGGAACAGAAGCTGCAATTCTAGTGTTGAATGGTTTGTTGGCCTATCTATTTATTTGGATTGAATCTGGCGTTATTCCATTGACTTATGCTTATCAAAAGAAATACCTAGAATTTAAAGAAGTGAAAAAGGTATAA
- a CDS encoding DUF4176 domain-containing protein — translation MSKILPIGSIVYLNKGNQKLMILNRGVTIHQNKQDVLFDYSAAIYPMGLNPDQLFYFNHEDVDRIVFKGYSDEEEDRFVELYLQWLEENKEKVVKGRTK, via the coding sequence ATGTCAAAAATTTTACCTATAGGAAGTATTGTGTATCTCAATAAAGGAAATCAGAAATTGATGATTTTGAATCGGGGAGTTACTATTCATCAAAATAAGCAAGATGTTTTATTTGATTACTCAGCAGCTATCTACCCGATGGGTTTAAATCCTGATCAATTATTTTATTTCAATCATGAAGATGTGGATCGAATTGTATTTAAAGGATACTCTGACGAGGAAGAAGATCGATTTGTGGAGCTTTATCTACAATGGCTAGAAGAAAACAAGGAAAAGGTAGTGAAAGGAAGAACAAAATAG
- a CDS encoding DUF4176 domain-containing protein — protein sequence MLLPLGSIVYLADGNQKVVIIGRGMIVNQEGTDVVFDYTGSVFPDGLNPEEIYYFNEEDIDEVIFEGYRNDEEERYAKLYLQWLEENKEKVVKGRTK from the coding sequence ATGTTATTACCATTAGGAAGTATTGTTTACCTAGCAGATGGTAACCAGAAAGTTGTGATTATTGGTCGTGGAATGATTGTTAATCAGGAGGGAACAGATGTTGTTTTTGACTATACAGGCTCTGTTTTTCCAGACGGTCTCAATCCAGAAGAGATTTATTATTTTAACGAAGAAGATATTGACGAAGTCATATTTGAAGGTTACCGTAATGATGAGGAAGAACGCTATGCAAAGCTTTATCTACAGTGGTTGGAGGAAAACAAGGAGAAAGTGGTAAAAGGAAGAACGAAATAG
- a CDS encoding DUF5082 domain-containing protein: protein MSDFEEKRLASNAYNRAQASRYESLANQYQKAYDKKKAEIEKLESARKELSKQIQSYSEFRNTVSQYSTTISTDTFKGTRRDTFDKTLSKIATTMNTHQNDHEMNLAKLDAEIAKRKLELGDLGGAIGSAWNAVESFLAAIF, encoded by the coding sequence ATGAGTGATTTTGAAGAAAAGCGGCTTGCTAGTAATGCTTATAATCGAGCGCAAGCGAGTCGCTATGAAAGTTTGGCGAATCAGTACCAGAAAGCATACGATAAGAAAAAAGCAGAGATTGAGAAGTTAGAATCTGCTAGAAAAGAACTTTCTAAGCAAATTCAATCCTATAGTGAGTTCCGCAATACAGTTTCTCAATACTCTACAACTATTTCTACAGATACCTTTAAAGGGACAAGACGTGATACATTTGATAAGACTTTATCGAAAATTGCGACGACGATGAATACGCATCAAAATGATCATGAAATGAATTTGGCGAAGTTGGATGCAGAGATCGCAAAGCGAAAATTGGAGCTAGGCGATTTAGGTGGTGCTATTGGAAGTGCTTGGAATGCGGTTGAAAGCTTCTTGGCAGCTATTTTTTAG